The proteins below come from a single Anaerolineales bacterium genomic window:
- a CDS encoding ABC transporter permease, which yields MSAERAITRGDAVPISLIQPSRGWSGLNLGELWRYRDLVYFLIWRDLKVRYKQTLLGASWAILKPFLSMVIFSLVFGQLAGLPTDEAPAPLFYYAGLLPWVFFQDGINKASASLVAGRNLITKIYFPRLAIPFASVVAGLVDFCLAFLVLIGLMIFYRFPPTPAIWTLPLFLLLAFITSLGTSLWLAALNVAYRDIGYVTPFLVQAWLYASPVVYSATLITDKTLQVLYGLNPMAGVVQGFRWAILDAGQPDPQSLLVSIIVALLLLISGTFYFRRMERTFADVV from the coding sequence ATGAGCGCGGAACGCGCAATCACCCGGGGCGACGCCGTCCCGATCAGCCTCATTCAGCCTTCACGCGGTTGGAGCGGGCTCAATCTGGGGGAGCTGTGGCGCTATCGGGACTTGGTGTACTTCTTGATCTGGCGGGACCTGAAGGTCCGCTACAAGCAGACTCTCCTGGGTGCCTCCTGGGCGATCCTGAAACCGTTTCTGAGCATGGTGATCTTCAGCCTCGTGTTTGGCCAGCTTGCCGGTCTGCCGACGGACGAAGCACCGGCGCCGTTGTTCTACTATGCTGGGCTGCTGCCCTGGGTCTTTTTCCAGGACGGGATCAACAAAGCCAGCGCCAGCCTGGTCGCCGGCCGGAATTTGATCACCAAGATCTACTTCCCCCGTCTGGCCATACCGTTCGCTTCGGTCGTAGCCGGGCTGGTCGATTTCTGCCTGGCGTTCCTCGTCTTGATCGGGTTGATGATCTTCTATCGATTCCCGCCCACACCGGCGATCTGGACTCTGCCGCTTTTCCTGCTGCTTGCCTTTATTACGTCACTCGGAACGAGTCTTTGGCTGGCGGCCTTAAACGTCGCCTATCGCGACATCGGCTACGTGACTCCATTCCTGGTGCAGGCGTGGTTGTACGCCTCGCCGGTGGTCTATTCCGCCACGCTGATCACCGACAAAACGCTGCAGGTGCTCTACGGTCTGAATCCGATGGCAGGCGTAGTTCAGGGATTCCGCTGGGCGATTCTCGACGCCGGTCAGCCCGACCCGCAGTCGCTGCTCGTTTCCATCATCGTCGCCCTCTTGCTGCTCATAAGCGGCACATTCTACTTCCGCCGCATGGAAAGGACTTT